From the Borreliella afzelii genome, the window ATGTTTTACATACTAAATCTGAAAAATTTTTATCTTTTTTATTAATAAAAGAACCAATACCCACACCCTTATTTTTAACACCCAAACAAGTATGTAGATTAGAACCCCCAAGATCAAGATCAACAAGTATTACAGTTTTACCTAAGCTAGAAAGCTTATAACCAATATTTGCAACAAAAGATGTTTTTCCAACACCACCTTTACCACTTGCTACAGGAATAATTTTAGTCATTCTTAAATCCTAATTATCCTTACGATCTTTTTGAAAAATTTTCATAAAATTAAAAATCCCTACAAATCTCGACTTCTTTTCAGTATCTTTATTTAATTTTTCATCCTCCTTAGAAACCGAAATTAAATCTTTAATTAAATCTTTATTGTTTGTGAAATTTTCAATACTATCGGGTTTCCCACAAATTACAATTTTATCATCTTTTAAAAAAAAATAATCGCCATCAACAAATTCATATCTAGAATTACTTAAATTCCTAACAGCAATAACTGTAATCCCACATTCCCTTCTAAGATCAGCTTCAAAAAGGGTTTTCCCAACATATTCTTTAGGAATAACAGTTTCAGCAACAATAATATCATACCCAATAATATTATAAGTTGAAAGATTAGGAGATACTAATAATGGAGTTAATCTTCTAGCAGCATCTTTACTTGGAAATATAATTTTTGTTGCACCAAGAGTTTTTAATATTTCAGCATCATCCCTATTTTCTGTCTTAACACATATTTCCTTTAAACCTAAAAGATTACAATAATGGGTTA encodes:
- a CDS encoding potassium channel family protein yields the protein MKTFVIIGLSNLGIHLLEDLSRLDCQIIIIDTSKELIEEYDVISTESFVVEQFTKNALKRIIPVDTDAVVIDFDDDLGKSALVTHYCNLLGLKEICVKTENRDDAEILKTLGATKIIFPSKDAARRLTPLLVSPNLSTYNIIGYDIIVAETVIPKEYVGKTLFEADLRRECGITVIAVRNLSNSRYEFVDGDYFFLKDDKIVICGKPDSIENFTNNKDLIKDLISVSKEDEKLNKDTEKKSRFVGIFNFMKIFQKDRKDN